GATTGAAGGTGGAGctaaaattattaatgatttattatcaattaatgattatAAACTTATTGATAGTATAATAATTACTATTGCACCAGTTTTTCTTGGTTGTAATGGTGTTACAGTACATCCTTATCATAATATTTTACTTAAAGATATTAATTGGTGGACAGGAATTCAAGATAGTATTATAGCTGGTAGAattgattatcaataataatagttttttacttaattatttatttaatttaatacATATACAAATTATTCTTAATTTTactttttcactttttcacttttttcctttctttaCAAACAAATTCTATATGATGCATAACGACCAGAAGTTTCTGatcttctaataattttaacaatttcACCACGTTTTAAACCTAAATATCTTGCTACAGGATCTTCTCGTTGAATTCTTGGTAATTGAGATTCTTTTAATCTATATCttgttaataattcttttttttcttcatgatttaattttaaatgtTTTGGAACTAATTCATGATGAGTAATAttaacaattaaatcattttcttgGAAAATTTCTATAGTAGCTGGTGAAACTGTAggaattaatttattagcACTTGGAGTCATagaattttgataaataaatattcctgtagaaaaatttttttcagtaATATGAATACAAAAATTTCTCATAGTTTTAATTCCAACTGATGATTCATCACAAAATTCAACCCATAATGAACCAGTTTCAGGAAATTTTTCTAATGTTTCACCAGTTGGTGTAGCTTGGAAACACATTTGTTTACGTTGTGGTGTTCCCATAGAATCACAAATTTTGGATCGAAATTCTTCTAATGTCATATCAAGTTCTTCTTGTGATATATAATAACCCTGAATAAGTTTATATGTTAGTATatttcatatatatatataaatataaattttcaaaatcaaaaatcctcataaaaaa
This is a stretch of genomic DNA from Candida dubliniensis CD36 chromosome 1, complete sequence. It encodes these proteins:
- a CDS encoding DNA-directed RNA polymerases I, II and III subunit, putative (spliced gene;~Similar to S. cerevisiae RPB5;~Similar to C. albicans RPB5), whose product is MDDTDRAVSRLFRSFKTVKEMVRDRGYYISQEELDMTLEEFRSKICDSMGTPQRKQMCFQATPTGETLEKFPETGSLWVEFCDESSVGIKTMRNFCIHITEKNFSTGIFIYQNSMTPSANKLIPTVSPATIEIFQENDLIVNITHHELVPKHLKLNHEEKKELLTRYRLKESQLPRIQREDPVARYLGLKRGEIVKIIRRSETSGRYASYRICL